AAATCTTAGAAGACGGTTATGTGCGTATTTATGACCTTGAGGGCAATTTGCTTATAAATCACCAATATACAACAAAAAAAGGCTTTCATGCTATTTCTTATGAAAGTCTTTCTACGGGTTTGAAAGTGGAGGTAGGAATCCCTAATTCCTTGATTTCAAAAAGGCTCTCTCCAATACGTGCAATGATTTTTCTTTATCTAGTAATTATGATTATCGTCGGAGTAATGCTGGCTTCATTTTTCGCTTATCGCAGTACAAACCCAATTAGGCAATTAGTTGGTATTGCTAATCGAACACACATTGAACAACATTCTTTGCCAGATCAAAATGAATATGATTTTATTGCAGATGCGATAACAGGGCTCGATCAAACAATAGATACATACGCGCAGACCATTGAGGCGCAAAAAAGCATAATTCGTATACATATATTTGAAAAAGCATTAGTTAACGGCCTTTACAATAAAGATGCTTATAATGAATTTGTAAAGTTCTTCCCGAGTTTCCCGGAAAGCTTTTGTCTTGCTTTTTTGAGTTTTTCAAAGCCTGATAATAATTATGATAATGCTGTTTCTCTCCAAGTGTCTTTGCTTGATGACATCTCAGCCAACCTGACAAATGATGTGTATATGCAAAGCTATGGTGACAGCGCAATAATGATGACTCTACCTATTACGCCTCCACTAAACGTTGATTTAGAATCATGGTTTCAACCCTTAGAAACATTGCATAGGCTATTGACCGAAAAATACGATATGGATTTTCATATCGTAATCAGCGAATGCTTTTCTGATTGCAGACATATATCTGATGCCTATTCTCAAATAAGAAATATGTCGCTGCTTTCTGATTATTCCAATTCAATATCTATATGTAACGCAAAGGATTTTCCGCAAAAAATAGCGAATACAGTCCTTGATTTCAACAATATGCAGCAATTGTATGCTGCACTTCTCGTTGGAGATCGTGATTCTGTTAAATCCATTCTTGATTCAAGTTGTAAAAAGCTTCAATCAAGCGGTTATATTGACGAAGTAATGGTCAAGCAGGTTTATTACAATATTAGAAATATACTTCTTCGCATTAAACTTGAAAATTATGATTCAATAGCGTCTGTTTACATTCCGGGTTACAATGATCCAATGAATATAAAGCAGCTCTTCAATGAGCTATCTGAATGCTGCGAAAACATTTGCAGCCGTATGCTGGAATTTCGT
Above is a genomic segment from Bacillota bacterium containing:
- a CDS encoding AraC family transcriptional regulator, whose product is MKNKALIRFFETYLIFFLCVILMIVPTYFKYYGIILKQEHTISANMVQNGVDTFGKQILSLIDLSQTTYSDTRYRHLFVDNTAIPVSDYVNLNHVQTNFSNLIGTQSLVSDAGIIFRTGTILTRYRSFFNSRSYEEHFVYNNKNFTECNTLLKSNSTGSFLPEATVTSSDYDSYPCLTYVCGWPPNLTKSLPGIFYVTIKKQALLETLVPSEILEDGYVRIYDLEGNLLINHQYTTKKGFHAISYESLSTGLKVEVGIPNSLISKRLSPIRAMIFLYLVIMIIVGVMLASFFAYRSTNPIRQLVGIANRTHIEQHSLPDQNEYDFIADAITGLDQTIDTYAQTIEAQKSIIRIHIFEKALVNGLYNKDAYNEFVKFFPSFPESFCLAFLSFSKPDNNYDNAVSLQVSLLDDISANLTNDVYMQSYGDSAIMMTLPITPPLNVDLESWFQPLETLHRLLTEKYDMDFHIVISECFSDCRHISDAYSQIRNMSLLSDYSNSISICNAKDFPQKIANTVLDFNNMQQLYAALLVGDRDSVKSILDSSCKKLQSSGYIDEVMVKQVYYNIRNILLRIKLENYDSIASVYIPGYNDPMNIKQLFNELSECCENICSRMLEFRENSKTRFSNSVCEFINEHISNENLYTKMVASHFGISETTLQKIVRAVTGKSFFEYVEDLRLEKAYALLKDSNLTVNNISSECGFSSPNSFYKAFKRRYKQSPSTFRS